DNA from Nymphaea colorata isolate Beijing-Zhang1983 chromosome 4, ASM883128v2, whole genome shotgun sequence:
ATATTTTAATAAGTGTTCCATTTATTAACTGACATCTTGAAGATGCTTCTACGAATACATTCTCTTAATGTCATACATACATTAAACACGTAGTCTACCTGCAACCAATTTGTCTGTTTGAATAtcagaaatttttaaaagtctGATGTAACCTTAGAAACTTGTCCATGCACCATTAAAAGTGTGATGTTCGACGGATATTCAACCCATACAAGGACAAGTTTTTAAGGTTACATCAGACTTTGATTCTCTTGTCTTGCTCAAAATGCACACTTTTAATGGTGCATGCAGTTGCAACTTAGAACTCATTGACACATTTGCATACAACTTTTTATATTGAAAGCAAAGATTGGTTGATCTACCGCGCCAAACCTCACAAAAAAAACCATTCAAGCCGACCGGCTTGAATATCCGTCGAACAAAAGTTTCTTGTTTCAGAAAGTCCTCACTAATGAATACAGATTGGatacttttcttaaattagTACTGAGATATTTAATTGTGAATCAAATTCATTTAAATGGTTTTATGATTGTTAAAATTTGCGACTATGATTTTGGTATAGACCTAACATGGGGCTAACTAAAATTTACTGGCGCATTTCCTACACATATGTTCATGGCAAGCTTGAATTTACAGGAATACTTAGCAAATAGCAGGTTTTATGGTTAAAtagtgtttttttatatattttaagaaaattacaaataaCCGTGTTTATTGTCACATTACACCTGTGACGGTATAATACACGAAACACATGTCTACAAGCGACAATGTTGCCACCCATCGTCAAACAGTTTATGCATTCCACGGTCATAGATGGAATCCCAAAACTCCAGAGTTTCCCTCCTAACATTTGAACATCAATAATTGGttgattttataaaataattcacAGAACATATGCTTAATGTACCAAAAACACCAATTTATAGTAAAAAGGCTGTTGTACCGTTAATGGAAGAgatttgttaaaagaaaaaaaaaatcttagaccGATcgatttttacttaatttcaccTTTTATCTCGCTCTAACATCTTTGTTTTTTGGTCTCTACAATCACTTTAAAAAGAAAGGCGGAACTGCATTGAAACCAGCTCAAAAATGTTCTGacattgaaattttttttctctcaaaggTAGTTTTTATTCGGGgtaaatgctttttttttaaaatatatcttAATGCTTTTCATTGATAAGGAGTGTgtttcaaattattttataatctTAAGCGGTTATTTGTAAATTTCAACCATTAGATTAGGcacttttaaataaatatatcaaaGCTTGACACTTTTTTTTCACTAAGTTTCATATTGCTTTTTGGGCCCAGATATTTATCGAAATTCTAAACCACCGATTTTTTTGGTGTAAAGAATATAAGCTAGCTAATGTTAATATAAaacgaaaagaaacatgttcgaagaaagaaaacataaataaaattttcttgccACCAAAGGCCTACATCTAGGGAAAGAAGAGcacttaatttatttttccctttatgtctttttttttccagttttgtTTCAACCATTAAATACATATTTATATTGAGTTAAGTTCTCAACATTAGTAAATTAAACTTATCTGCAATGGATCCAAATAGGAATAGAAAGAAGAGTTTACTTATACCGAAAACTTGAACGACCAATTCTATActgatattttgttttttaatatacGTTTTTAAACTAcactaacaaaaacaaaaacaaaaaaaaaggcttaCAGTGCACGTCAACTTCTTCCACAACTTGGAAGtctctgtgtatatatatatcttcatctAATGGAAGAGCACAACTCGTTTTTCGTGTTCTGAAGCAGAGCTTCATCTTAGTCTATCTTGGCTAGTAGGTAACGTTCTTCATCACCACCATCGAAAGTTAAGGGAGATCATACTTTggctttcttttcttggtcTTTCTGTTTGCAGGTAACATGGGGAGATCTCCATGCTGTGATGAAAATGGACTCAAGAAAGGACCATGGACCCCTGAGGAAGACCAGAAGCTTGTGGACTACATCCAAAAGCACGGCCATGGAAGTTGGAGGGCTCTCCCGAAGCTTGCCGGGCTCAACCGGTGCGGGAAGACTTGCAGGCTTAGATGGAGCAACTACTTGAGGCCGGACATCAAGAGGGGAAATTTTACGTTTGATGAGGAGCAGACCATTTTGCATCTTCATTCTGTCCTGGGGAACAAGTAATTACTTCTATGAGCAACTTTTAAGCTTAATTTTTACCTGTTTACGAGAACAGTATGCATGTTACGAGAAATAATTCAGTTTCACTTTGTGATCGCCGGAAAAACTTGTTCCCTTTCTGTGTTGTCTAGGTGGTCTACAATTGCGACGCACTTACCAGGGTGGACGGACAACGAAATCAAGAATCACTGGAACACCCACCTGAAGAAGAAACTCATCCGGATGGGGATCGACCCAGTTACCCACAAGCCAAGACTAGACCTAAGCATGCTAACAAGTTTGCCTTCACTTGATTAGAGTCTCAGGTTACAGACAAACGCGGCGCAACTCGCCGGAATTTACTACCTGCAAAACCTCCTTCAGGCCGTGATCAATGCCAAATCCCGTTCCCCTGCCCCTCGGATTCAATGAGCAGCCACCAATCTGCAGAACTACCAACTCGAAAACCTCCAGTCCTATGCTGATCTCCCCATGGTGCTGATCCAAGTGAACCCAAGTTTCTGTAATCTGAAAAACGCAGAAATTCCATGTGCCTACCAGCAGAATCATGTGTATATTGACAATGGGAACGGATATATTCTTTCGCTAGACACTCTGGCTTCATCCCCACCTGCTTATGCCAATCCCAACCAAACCAAAGACCAGTTGAACCCATCTGAAATGTCCACCAATCCCTCAACTGCAATAACGACAACGATGACAAATTTCGACTCCTGGGGAGAACTCAATTTCGATGTTCAATCTAGTGACTGCTGGACAGAGCTCTTCAAGTAAGTGCAACACTTGGCGATAAGTCAacttattttctctttattgtcACAGCCAACCTGCTACATTCTCGTGGATGGAAGCATCTAACTAGCAAGGAGGAGCATCGTAACTAGAGGGCGTGACGAACTGATGAGCAGAAGGATCAGCCCGCAACTTTCTACATGGAAAAAAGGAGTTCTGATTCGTGATAtagttctttttttatttacacaAACAGATTTGTGTTCAGTGGTGTGCAGGACACATGTTGTCAAGTCCACTGTAAAATATTGGCCTCATGATTTGAGATGATCTCAAACGAAACTAATGGAAACACATTATACTTCTACAGTTGTTCTTTGCACCACTCACatgtataaaattttcaaacaagaacaaattgaAGTGGTTATTTTGTGTCGGATCCATGTAGACTCACCTCTTTTTCCATGTTTATTTACGTGGCGGTAGCGGGGGATATGACAGCTGGCTGTGTGGGCCACCGTCCTCTTTCCGTGTGGTGCAGCGGCTGGACGGCGGAGCTGCGTGTATACTGAAAGTTGAAGTATAACTGTTATATGTCATTTTAATTTAAGAtgctaaaaacaaaataatatgaCAGCCCTTTAGAAAGATCCACGTTATTAGCTGAAATGTTGTAATTTTGACGAGGACTCTAATGTTCCACCGTTTGCCGGTGACGACGAGCGTCGTTGTCAGCCGTTAATCATGCATTTGGGACGGCCGGATTTGGTTCCGTGGAGCGCACAGCTGGTCCACTCGATTCAACTACCCGTGAACGGCTTCTTTCCCCATTTAATTGGATCTATTTTTGTGCTCCATCCACCGGCAGGGACAAATATTTCGCGACCggaaaagggcaaaaaaaagaaaagagccaTTCGTCGGAAAATTAACTTTCTATTTTGTGAATTTCACCTTAACAATGGACCTACTTCTTCAAGCGTTATAAATATACCCGTAACTTTCGTCCGTAGTTGACGTGCAAGTAATCATCAGTCGACGAGTTTCAATGGGGTTTGATGACTTGACGGGGGTGTTTAGATAATACCCACCAAAGGCTTGGTTTTGTGAAATCCATTTTTTTGAACACCTGGTTAGAAAACTACTTTTGTAAAATTGGTTTAGAGGCAAAAATTAGTTTTGCCTGAAAAACTTAAAGGAAGGCCGATTTTTCAAGCCAAGTTTTGACAAGACCCTATTTTAGggtaaaaccaggttttatcTCCCAAACCCTGGTTTCAGCACGTCATCCAAACACTCTGGAAATTTGTTTTTTCGTGTGTTTGACAGTGAGTTATTTTGTTAATGTCATTAAAGATTAAGCATGTTAATAAGGCAATAATTCAAGCGTTCCTTAAACTTAATACAAAAAAGTAAATTTATTTACCGACTGTCAAATGACCCCGAGTTACAAATCTTCACGCAAACCGGTGTCCTTTCTTGTCTCTTAATCCCGATGAtataaaatgagattttgacAGCCCATTCAAAGATTCGGCTAAATTAATTTACGACAGCCCATTCAAAGATTCGGCTAAATTAATTGTAAATGCAACCAACAAATTTATTTGTCTAAATGAAACCTTTAGTTAGGTTGAATTGGCCTCATCaagggcggagctagaaattttttataaaagggaccgaattaaagtttctaaattttgacatgagacaaaatataatttttcaaaatttttatatgtgacaagtaaaattttctaaaatttagacttatttttttttaaaaaatttgaagtgggACTAG
Protein-coding regions in this window:
- the LOC116253251 gene encoding LOW QUALITY PROTEIN: transcription factor MYB93-like (The sequence of the model RefSeq protein was modified relative to this genomic sequence to represent the inferred CDS: substituted 1 base at 1 genomic stop codon), whose amino-acid sequence is MGRSPCCDENGLKKGPWTPEEDQKLVDYIQKHGHGSWRALPKLAGLNRCGKTCRLRWSNYLRPDIKRGNFTFDEEQTILHLHSVLGNKWSTIATHLPGWTDNEIKNHWNTHLKKKLIRMGIDPVTHKPRLDLSMLTSLPSLDXSLRLQTNAAQLAGIYYLQNLLQAVINAKSRSPAPRIQ